In Geminocystis sp. NIES-3709, a single genomic region encodes these proteins:
- a CDS encoding metal ABC transporter permease: MPDILKFEFMQNAIMAGVLVSIACGIVGTFVVVNRIVFISGGIAHAAYGGIGLGYFFGFNPFFGAIVFAVLSGLGMGLVEKNTKERADTIIGTMWAIGMGIGIILIDLTKGYKANLMSYLFGSILAVPKSDLLIMLILDVIIVTMVCLFYKELLAISFDPVFATTRNIPVNGLYLMLIGAIALTIVMVMQVVGLIMVIALLTIPPAVANQFVGEIKQMMILSSILGVVFILTGLSLSYTFNLTSGATIIVVSGLAYFVSLGIKYCHEKL, from the coding sequence ATGCCAGATATATTAAAATTTGAATTTATGCAAAATGCCATTATGGCAGGTGTCTTAGTTAGTATTGCTTGTGGTATTGTTGGTACATTTGTAGTGGTTAATCGTATTGTTTTTATCAGTGGTGGCATCGCCCATGCCGCTTATGGTGGTATTGGATTAGGTTACTTTTTTGGATTTAATCCTTTTTTCGGTGCGATCGTGTTTGCGGTATTATCAGGGTTAGGCATGGGATTAGTGGAGAAAAATACAAAGGAAAGAGCTGATACTATTATTGGCACAATGTGGGCGATAGGTATGGGTATTGGTATCATTCTTATCGATTTAACTAAGGGTTACAAGGCTAATTTGATGAGTTATTTATTTGGTAGTATTTTAGCCGTGCCAAAGAGTGATTTACTAATTATGTTAATTTTGGACGTGATTATTGTCACAATGGTATGTCTATTTTATAAAGAGTTATTAGCTATATCTTTTGATCCAGTTTTTGCTACTACTCGGAATATTCCTGTTAATGGACTATACTTAATGTTGATAGGTGCGATCGCACTTACTATTGTGATGGTGATGCAAGTAGTAGGATTAATTATGGTAATTGCCTTATTAACCATTCCTCCGGCTGTTGCGAATCAATTTGTGGGAGAAATTAAACAGATGATGATATTAAGCAGTATTTTGGGAGTTGTTTTTATCTTAACGGGATTATCGCTTTCTTACACTTTCAATTTGACTTCTGGAGCTACTATTATTGTTGTGTCAGGATTAGCTTATTTTGTAAGTTTAGGAATCAAATATTGTCATGAAAAACTATAG
- a CDS encoding DUF4209 domain-containing protein, translating to MNPLLTKDDFNNSCWQDVVNSSERKDCLSYNRVFWKKSQEVQEAENLRDQAVFAVLAAVTSAAIKPESTEEFFADIFKNLTDEQLDFLAEIAPEISDPELQARVADILWVKRRDYRMAQLAIPAYLQSATILENPKQWTHYCVDRIERALRLARKIRHQDEVVFKHIEAVLERYQGEDPLWLSAKLMELLQEYRFGDPAKYAALCEKAATLAESISDWRRARTLWGIKAVWHRMEKDFSKELTASMSAAETYVKEAESALKRTPPSYTVASHFLQDAVEAFRSIRGSKEETVDAKVRAEEVHRLLLQYQEETRNEMITSSHEMDISELVEEAKNHVRGKDFQEALFALSLLGSPTNVPQLRQKVQQQAQEFVVSHLFPIVMMNEMGKVVARQPGSVLSNNPEEAEAATRFEMCRNAIYHQNLQAQAYVEPARYQINLEHNVRLNDILSIISHSPFVPPEREYLFAKGLYAGLIGDFFTSTHILIPQIENSVRYIMWRRGIITSGLDDSGIQNEHNLNSTLYCPEIASIFDENTLFDLKCLLVEHAGSNLRNRMAHGLISDGEFMSPLMSYIWWLTLRLCWLPIN from the coding sequence ATGAATCCGCTTCTTACCAAAGATGACTTTAATAATTCTTGTTGGCAGGATGTAGTCAACAGCAGTGAACGGAAAGATTGTCTCTCTTATAATCGTGTCTTCTGGAAGAAATCGCAAGAAGTACAAGAAGCGGAAAATCTTAGGGATCAAGCGGTGTTTGCAGTTCTGGCAGCAGTGACCAGCGCTGCTATTAAACCAGAATCAACCGAGGAGTTTTTTGCTGATATTTTCAAAAACCTTACAGATGAACAGCTAGACTTTCTTGCTGAAATTGCACCTGAAATATCAGACCCTGAACTCCAAGCACGAGTAGCAGATATTCTCTGGGTCAAACGTCGTGATTATCGAATGGCTCAGCTAGCAATTCCTGCTTACTTACAATCAGCAACCATTTTAGAAAATCCTAAGCAGTGGACTCACTACTGTGTTGACAGAATTGAACGGGCGTTACGGTTGGCACGTAAAATCAGGCACCAAGACGAAGTTGTTTTTAAGCACATAGAAGCAGTTCTTGAACGCTATCAAGGGGAAGATCCCCTATGGTTATCTGCAAAGCTAATGGAGCTATTGCAGGAGTATCGATTTGGAGACCCAGCTAAATACGCAGCCCTTTGTGAAAAAGCAGCAACTTTAGCAGAATCAATCTCTGATTGGCGTAGAGCAAGAACACTCTGGGGTATTAAAGCTGTATGGCATCGCATGGAGAAAGACTTCAGCAAGGAGCTTACTGCTTCGATGTCTGCCGCAGAAACTTATGTAAAGGAAGCTGAATCTGCCCTCAAAAGAACTCCGCCAAGCTATACGGTCGCATCACATTTTTTACAAGATGCTGTTGAAGCTTTTAGGAGTATTCGAGGCTCGAAGGAAGAAACAGTAGATGCTAAAGTAAGAGCCGAGGAAGTTCATAGGCTCCTTCTTCAGTACCAAGAAGAAACTCGCAATGAGATGATTACCAGTTCCCACGAAATGGATATTAGCGAGTTGGTAGAAGAAGCAAAAAATCATGTTAGAGGTAAAGACTTTCAAGAGGCACTTTTCGCATTGTCCCTCTTGGGTTCTCCAACTAATGTTCCTCAATTGAGACAAAAAGTACAGCAACAGGCTCAAGAGTTTGTTGTATCTCATCTTTTCCCTATTGTCATGATGAATGAAATGGGCAAAGTCGTTGCCCGTCAACCAGGTTCTGTTCTCTCTAATAATCCTGAAGAAGCAGAGGCTGCAACTCGTTTTGAGATGTGTCGGAATGCTATTTACCATCAGAACCTACAAGCTCAAGCATATGTTGAGCCTGCCAGATATCAAATTAATCTAGAGCATAATGTACGGCTCAATGATATTCTCTCAATAATTTCGCATAGCCCATTTGTTCCGCCTGAACGTGAATATCTGTTTGCTAAGGGACTTTATGCTGGACTGATCGGAGATTTCTTCACATCTACCCACATCCTAATTCCTCAAATTGAAAACTCCGTCCGTTATATTATGTGGCGAAGAGGCATAATTACTTCGGGATTGGATGACTCTGGCATTCAGAATGAGCATAACTTAAACTCTACTCTCTATTGTCCAGAAATAGCTTCTATCTTTGATGAGAATACGCTGTTTGATTTGAAATGCTTACTTGTTGAACATGCTGGTAGTAACTTAAGAAATCGTATGGCTCATGGTCTAATTAGTGATGGTGAGTTTATGAGTCCATTGATGTCATATATCTGGTGGCTTACGTTGAGGCTTTGTTGGTTACCTATTAATTAA
- a CDS encoding alpha/beta fold hydrolase — protein sequence MSTITVKDGTEIFYKDWGNGQPIVFSHGWPLSSDDWDAQMMFFLNHGYRVIAHDRRGHGRSSQISDGHDMDHYADDLAALTAHLNLENAIHVGHSTGGGEVTRYIARHGESRVAKAVLISAVPPLMVKSPTNPGGLPKEVFDDYQVQVATNRAQLYLDVPTGPFYGYNRPGAKVSQGVIQNWWRQGMMGSAKAHYDGIVAFSQTDFTEDLKKITVPTLIMHGDDDQIVPYADSAPLSAKLVKGSILKTYKGFPHGMPTTNADQINADLLEFIKS from the coding sequence ATGAGCACAATCACAGTGAAAGACGGCACAGAAATTTTCTACAAAGATTGGGGCAACGGTCAACCGATCGTTTTTTCCCATGGTTGGCCTCTTTCCTCTGATGACTGGGACGCGCAAATGATGTTCTTCTTAAATCATGGCTATCGGGTCATCGCCCATGATCGGCGAGGTCACGGACGCTCTAGTCAAATCAGTGACGGACACGATATGGATCACTACGCTGATGACCTTGCGGCACTCACTGCACATCTTAATTTAGAGAATGCCATTCATGTAGGTCACTCAACCGGTGGTGGTGAGGTTACACGTTATATTGCACGACATGGTGAAAGTCGTGTTGCTAAGGCTGTTCTCATTAGTGCAGTGCCGCCACTGATGGTAAAGAGTCCAACGAATCCCGGTGGGTTGCCTAAAGAAGTATTCGACGACTACCAAGTCCAAGTAGCGACCAACCGAGCTCAATTGTATCTGGATGTACCGACTGGCCCATTTTACGGTTACAACCGTCCGGGTGCAAAAGTCTCTCAGGGGGTGATTCAGAATTGGTGGCGACAGGGCATGATGGGCAGTGCTAAGGCACACTATGATGGTATCGTTGCCTTTTCCCAAACAGACTTCACAGAGGACTTAAAAAAGATCACGGTGCCGACTTTAATTATGCACGGAGATGATGACCAGATTGTCCCTTACGCTGACTCTGCCCCACTGAGCGCCAAGTTGGTGAAAGGCTCAATATTGAAAACTTATAAGGGTTTTCCTCACGGTATGCCCACAACGAATGCAGATCAGATTAATGCCGATCTGCTCGAATTCATTAAGTCTTAA
- a CDS encoding nucleotidyltransferase domain-containing protein, producing the protein MRHPQLKEILSQIKKSLINLYREQLEQIILYGSQARKDAQIDSDIDILVVLKTNINPYQEIDRTGDIIAKISLDYDVVLFL; encoded by the coding sequence ATGAGACATCCTCAATTAAAAGAAATTCTTAGTCAAATAAAAAAATCTCTAATTAACTTATATCGTGAGCAATTAGAACAAATTATTTTATATGGTTCTCAAGCAAGAAAAGATGCTCAAATAGATTCAGATATTGATATTTTAGTGGTTTTAAAAACAAATATTAATCCTTATCAAGAAATAGATAGAACTGGAGATATTATAGCTAAAATTAGCCTCGATTATGATGTAGTTTTATTTCTTTAG
- a CDS encoding DUF6888 family protein yields MPTKLQILSCFITCQTLTIMYLPIYLVRLDERISQNLLLMLLLR; encoded by the coding sequence ATTCCTACAAAATTACAAATTCTAAGTTGTTTTATTACTTGTCAAACTTTAACCATAATGTATTTGCCTATTTATCTAGTTCGTTTAGATGAAAGAATCAGTCAAAACCTCTTGCTGATGTTATTACTAAGGTAA
- a CDS encoding CAP family protein: MNQLFINRELILLISVAIAISPTNKVFSQSINQEIVNTHNQWREKVGAPPLSWSNQLAQTAQDWANQLASQGGNIYHRPNNSYGENIFWISGKQATPSEVVNAWGSEIKYFKNGTFPNVSTTGNWADVGHYTQVIWKNTTTVGCGVARSNKFEIWVCNYNPPGNYQGQNP; this comes from the coding sequence ATGAATCAATTGTTTATCAATAGGGAGCTAATTTTATTAATTTCAGTAGCGATCGCCATTTCACCAACTAACAAAGTTTTTTCTCAATCCATAAATCAAGAAATAGTAAACACTCATAATCAATGGCGAGAAAAAGTTGGAGCGCCCCCTTTAAGTTGGTCAAATCAACTAGCACAAACTGCTCAGGATTGGGCAAATCAGTTAGCAAGTCAAGGTGGTAATATTTATCATCGCCCAAATAATAGTTATGGGGAAAATATCTTTTGGATTAGTGGAAAACAAGCAACACCATCAGAAGTCGTCAACGCTTGGGGGAGTGAAATAAAGTATTTTAAAAATGGCACATTTCCTAACGTTTCTACTACTGGTAATTGGGCAGATGTAGGTCACTATACTCAAGTGATTTGGAAAAACACGACGACAGTAGGTTGTGGAGTAGCTCGTTCAAACAAATTTGAGATTTGGGTTTGCAACTATAATCCTCCCGGAAATTATCAAGGACAAAATCCATAG
- a CDS encoding HlyD family efflux transporter periplasmic adaptor subunit yields MTNSNGKTTNIDPLLQAQGNSLNGNQKNSDTAINLDISEFEKDVILKPSPIWSRTMAWSIMGVTVFAIGWAAIAKIEQVVTAQGQLKPKTTVKEIQAPLSGVVRQVNVEDGQRIKKGDSLLIFDSEATEAELESFQKIRNSLIQENKFYRTLINSEITPAQVQEAISELKLPPEIEALALNRAELVAENKLYQIQLAEGGDSIDTLKPDQIARLQAAFAELNSRSGAAKLETQQLEKQLIQNRVKLQDAQKQLINDRRVLEEIDKRNQDSVIEAEESLRIDQEILDSIQPLSEEGALAKIQIERQKQQVQDRKRDLVDRKSNGTIEYENQKQQVETRLAEIEQLKEEEARLSLTINQAEQQFQNTIAITEKDVRDRMAVNSQRIAELDSQINKVIVDNEKRIAEVSSQISSAKQTIKYQELKAPVSGTVFDLQAGVGFVPKSGQSESLLKIVPDPGPDNPLIAEVYVTNQDIGFVQVGQISDVRIDSFPYSEFGDIKGKVFFVGSDALPPDQIYNFYRFPVKVELDAQQLVIRGVPVVLQSGMSISVNIKVKENRTVLSLFTELFTKKVDTLKQVR; encoded by the coding sequence ATGACTAACAGCAACGGCAAAACCACAAATATAGATCCTTTATTACAAGCTCAAGGGAATTCTCTCAATGGTAATCAAAAAAATTCTGATACCGCCATTAACCTAGATATTTCTGAATTTGAAAAAGACGTTATTCTTAAACCATCTCCTATTTGGTCACGGACTATGGCATGGAGTATTATGGGAGTGACAGTATTTGCTATTGGTTGGGCAGCGATCGCCAAAATAGAACAAGTTGTAACGGCTCAAGGACAGTTAAAACCCAAAACTACTGTCAAAGAAATTCAAGCACCTTTAAGTGGTGTTGTAAGACAGGTTAATGTAGAAGACGGACAACGGATCAAAAAAGGTGATTCATTGTTAATATTTGATTCAGAAGCAACGGAAGCAGAATTAGAATCTTTTCAAAAAATTAGAAATTCTTTAATACAAGAAAATAAATTTTATCGTACTTTAATTAATTCAGAAATCACTCCAGCACAAGTACAAGAAGCAATCTCAGAGTTAAAATTGCCTCCAGAAATAGAAGCGTTAGCCTTAAATCGGGCAGAATTAGTGGCAGAAAATAAACTTTATCAAATCCAGTTGGCAGAAGGTGGAGATAGTATTGATACCTTAAAACCAGATCAAATTGCCCGACTACAAGCGGCTTTTGCTGAGTTAAATTCTCGCTCTGGTGCGGCAAAATTGGAAACTCAACAATTGGAAAAACAACTTATTCAAAATAGAGTGAAGTTACAAGATGCTCAAAAGCAATTAATAAACGATCGACGAGTATTAGAAGAAATTGATAAACGTAATCAAGATTCTGTGATTGAAGCAGAGGAAAGTTTGCGTATTGATCAAGAAATATTAGATAGTATTCAACCTTTATCAGAGGAAGGTGCTTTAGCTAAAATTCAAATTGAACGACAAAAACAACAAGTACAAGACAGAAAACGAGATTTAGTCGATCGAAAATCGAATGGTACGATCGAATATGAAAACCAAAAACAACAAGTAGAAACTCGTTTAGCGGAAATTGAACAACTTAAGGAAGAAGAAGCCCGTTTGAGTCTTACTATCAACCAAGCCGAACAACAATTTCAGAATACTATTGCGATTACAGAAAAAGATGTGCGCGATCGTATGGCAGTCAATAGTCAGAGAATAGCAGAATTAGACAGTCAAATCAATAAAGTTATCGTTGATAATGAAAAACGTATAGCGGAAGTTAGTAGTCAGATCAGTAGTGCTAAACAAACTATTAAATATCAAGAATTAAAAGCCCCTGTATCTGGTACAGTATTTGACTTACAAGCGGGAGTCGGATTTGTGCCAAAAAGTGGACAATCGGAATCATTGCTTAAAATTGTACCGGATCCCGGTCCTGATAATCCGTTGATTGCAGAAGTTTATGTAACGAATCAAGACATCGGTTTTGTACAAGTCGGACAAATTAGTGATGTGCGTATCGACTCTTTTCCTTATAGTGAATTTGGAGATATAAAAGGCAAAGTGTTCTTTGTTGGTTCAGATGCACTACCACCTGATCAAATTTACAATTTTTATCGTTTTCCTGTCAAAGTAGAATTAGATGCACAACAATTAGTAATTAGAGGAGTGCCAGTTGTCTTACAGTCGGGGATGTCTATAAGTGTTAACATCAAAGTTAAGGAAAATCGCACTGTGTTAAGTCTGTTTACCGAATTATTCACCAAGAAAGTCGATACTCTCAAACAAGTAAGATAA
- a CDS encoding sensor histidine kinase KdpD produces the protein MDEIFDADIATSAQILKLDRIFILRFKYNSFSHQHLTPLIPLAEVEVVYNWQKNSQDSIPKKIISYSLSESPLTCYGWQQAPYFTKISNKKQLEELNIDQDILEVFNLKLLESLLIIPLVCQRNIDNTKPLIIGLLVMENHKPRRWQIGDIETGKWMAKQITTAILNQQTVAKVQSLVDERTAQLKVSLEVQAKLGQKMRDYIEELKRLNIIKDEFIASLSDALKTPLSNMKMGIKMLKLRNKNESIIRYLDIIEDECEKEINLVSNLLTLQELESNKLTIEPKKIYLQPLLDDLYNSFSQELHYKEINLIIENKQDYLYTDLNSLSLILKELLRNASKFSAQQTNIILRIYTQKSDNIIEISNYGCTIDQEEQTHIFQPFYQGKSVANVTNSGTGLGLALVKSLVQNLNGIISVSSASIEKSDNYINTFTLTFPLLSNE, from the coding sequence ATGGATGAGATCTTCGATGCTGATATTGCTACTTCCGCTCAAATACTTAAGCTCGATCGAATTTTTATTTTAAGATTTAAGTACAATAGTTTTTCTCATCAACATCTGACACCGTTAATTCCTTTAGCCGAAGTAGAAGTCGTTTATAATTGGCAAAAAAATTCTCAAGATTCTATCCCCAAAAAAATTATTTCTTATTCATTATCCGAATCTCCTTTAACTTGTTATGGATGGCAACAAGCACCGTATTTCACCAAAATTAGTAATAAAAAACAATTAGAGGAACTTAATATTGATCAAGATATTTTAGAAGTTTTTAACTTAAAATTATTGGAGTCTTTATTAATTATTCCTCTTGTTTGTCAAAGAAATATTGATAATACAAAACCTCTAATAATAGGTTTATTGGTAATGGAAAATCATAAACCAAGACGATGGCAAATAGGAGATATTGAAACAGGAAAATGGATGGCAAAACAAATCACTACTGCAATACTTAATCAACAAACCGTGGCAAAGGTACAATCTTTAGTCGATGAAAGAACGGCTCAACTTAAGGTTAGTCTTGAGGTACAGGCAAAGTTAGGGCAAAAAATGCGAGATTATATTGAAGAATTAAAACGTTTAAATATAATTAAAGATGAGTTTATTGCTAGTCTTAGTGATGCCTTAAAAACACCATTATCTAATATGAAAATGGGTATAAAAATGCTAAAATTGCGGAATAAAAATGAGTCAATCATTCGCTATTTAGATATAATTGAAGATGAGTGCGAGAAAGAAATCAATTTAGTTAGTAATCTTTTAACGTTGCAAGAGTTAGAATCAAATAAATTAACTATTGAACCAAAAAAAATATATTTACAACCTTTATTAGATGATTTATATAATTCTTTTTCTCAAGAGTTACATTATAAAGAAATAAACTTAATTATTGAAAATAAACAAGATTATCTTTATACTGACTTAAATAGTCTTAGTTTGATTTTAAAAGAGTTACTTCGTAATGCTAGTAAATTTTCTGCCCAACAAACTAATATTATTTTGCGAATTTATACCCAGAAGTCTGATAATATTATCGAAATTAGTAATTATGGATGTACGATCGATCAAGAAGAACAAACACATATTTTTCAGCCATTTTATCAAGGTAAATCTGTAGCTAACGTAACAAATAGTGGTACAGGTTTAGGACTAGCTTTGGTAAAATCTCTTGTACAAAATTTAAACGGTATAATTAGTGTTTCTAGTGCTTCCATTGAAAAATCAGATAATTATATCAATACTTTTACTTTGACCTTTCCTCTACTATCGAATGAATGA
- a CDS encoding AarF/ABC1/UbiB kinase family protein has translation MRSLPSNLSWDYHRYSTLQRQWDILVTALQFAGLILLDLLQRKNSSYQRHKRAKWLVRKLIKLGPTFIKIGQALSTRPDLIPLEYVEEFSQLQDRVPPFLSEEAITIIELELGDKLDNIFLDFERVPIAAASLGQVHKAKLPNGEKVVIKVQRRGLEKLFNLDFQVLKNIINFVDRVIPGMRKYELKLIYQEFFEILFSEIDYLKEGENADIFRYNFQDDDRIIVPKVYWEYTTKRVLTLEYLPGIKINDKETLREKGIPIKPLIELGICTYLKQLLEDGFFQSDPHPGNMAVNMNGSIIFYDFGAMAEVKGLAREQMVQTFFAMLRKDADQVLDTLVYMGLIEPVGDMTAIKRLISFSLTRFLDKPVDINAFREISTEIYVMFEQQPFRLPPQMTFIIKAITTLDGIARTLDPNYSLLSASQPFFRRITQSTPANNILLMVVRQGKLLIQQRLQKPSRLETTVRDFQQKLDQGELQLRVRSLEGERISRSIYLAVKTLIYACLAGFSLLNGILLISTIYHSLAVILFGLTGLFTFFLTRSLITLSISEKLLK, from the coding sequence ATGAGATCCTTACCTTCTAATTTATCATGGGATTACCACCGTTATTCTACTTTACAACGTCAATGGGATATTTTAGTCACAGCTTTACAATTTGCTGGATTAATATTACTTGATTTATTACAACGAAAAAACTCCAGTTATCAACGTCATAAAAGAGCAAAATGGCTAGTCAGAAAATTAATTAAATTGGGCCCTACTTTCATAAAAATTGGTCAAGCTTTATCTACTCGTCCTGATTTAATTCCTTTAGAATATGTCGAAGAATTTAGTCAGTTACAAGATCGAGTTCCGCCTTTTTTATCAGAAGAAGCTATTACTATTATTGAATTAGAATTGGGAGATAAATTAGATAATATTTTTCTTGATTTTGAAAGAGTCCCCATTGCTGCGGCTAGTTTAGGACAAGTACATAAAGCCAAATTACCCAACGGAGAAAAGGTTGTTATTAAAGTACAAAGAAGAGGATTAGAAAAATTATTTAACTTAGATTTTCAAGTATTAAAAAATATTATTAATTTTGTCGATCGAGTTATACCCGGAATGAGAAAATATGAACTAAAATTAATTTATCAAGAATTTTTTGAAATTTTATTCTCAGAAATAGACTACCTTAAAGAAGGAGAAAATGCTGATATATTTAGATATAATTTTCAGGATGACGATCGAATTATTGTCCCAAAAGTTTATTGGGAATATACAACAAAAAGAGTACTAACTTTAGAATATTTACCCGGTATTAAAATTAATGATAAAGAAACCTTAAGAGAAAAAGGTATCCCGATTAAACCTTTAATTGAATTAGGAATTTGTACTTATTTAAAACAACTATTAGAAGACGGTTTTTTTCAATCTGATCCTCATCCGGGTAATATGGCAGTGAATATGAATGGTTCAATCATCTTCTATGATTTTGGTGCTATGGCAGAAGTGAAAGGATTAGCCAGAGAACAAATGGTACAAACATTTTTTGCTATGTTACGCAAAGATGCAGATCAAGTATTAGATACTCTAGTCTATATGGGATTAATTGAACCAGTCGGAGACATGACAGCAATTAAGAGGCTAATTAGTTTTTCTCTAACTCGTTTTTTAGATAAACCTGTGGATATTAATGCGTTTCGGGAAATTAGTACGGAAATTTACGTTATGTTTGAGCAACAACCCTTCCGTTTACCTCCTCAGATGACATTTATTATTAAAGCCATTACTACTCTTGATGGCATTGCCCGTACTTTAGATCCGAACTACAGTTTGTTATCTGCCAGTCAGCCATTTTTTAGACGAATTACCCAATCTACTCCAGCTAATAATATATTATTAATGGTTGTTCGTCAAGGAAAACTGTTAATTCAGCAACGATTACAAAAACCTTCTCGTTTAGAAACGACAGTGAGAGATTTTCAACAAAAACTAGACCAAGGAGAATTACAATTGCGGGTTCGTTCTTTGGAAGGGGAAAGAATCTCTCGCAGTATTTATTTAGCCGTTAAAACTTTGATTTATGCTTGTTTAGCCGGATTTTCTCTCCTCAACGGTATTCTACTTATTTCGACGATTTATCACTCCTTAGCGGTTATTTTATTCGGCTTAACGGGGTTATTTACTTTTTTCTTGACACGATCGCTTATTACCCTGAGCATATCAGAAAAACTATTAAAATAA
- the dapB gene encoding 4-hydroxy-tetrahydrodipicolinate reductase, producing the protein MSQDNLIPVVVNGAAGKMGKEVIKAIASAKDMMLVGAVDQNPAVLGQDVGIVAGCGELEIPILNDLQSVLVLATEHKIQGVMVDFTHPDSVYENVRSAIAYGVRPVVGTTGLSPEQIQDLADFADKASTGVLIIPNFTIGIVLMQQAAIQAAQYFDHVEIIELHHNQKADAPSGTAIKTAEMLSDLGKNYNPQLVKETENLAGARGSICGDNIRIHSVRLPGLIAHQEIIFGSQGQIYTLRHDTSDRSCYMPGVLLSIRKIVELKSLVYGLEKIL; encoded by the coding sequence ATGAGTCAAGATAATTTAATCCCTGTAGTGGTAAATGGTGCGGCTGGAAAAATGGGAAAAGAAGTTATCAAAGCGATCGCTTCTGCTAAGGATATGATGTTAGTAGGTGCAGTAGATCAAAATCCGGCGGTATTAGGGCAAGATGTGGGAATAGTCGCAGGTTGTGGAGAGCTAGAAATTCCCATCCTTAATGATTTACAAAGCGTCTTAGTTTTGGCCACTGAACACAAAATACAAGGTGTAATGGTAGATTTTACCCATCCTGATAGTGTTTATGAAAATGTCCGTAGTGCGATCGCCTATGGAGTTCGTCCCGTAGTTGGTACAACTGGATTATCTCCCGAACAAATTCAAGACTTAGCTGATTTTGCTGATAAGGCATCTACAGGTGTATTAATCATTCCAAATTTTACGATCGGTATTGTCTTAATGCAACAAGCCGCTATTCAAGCGGCGCAATATTTTGATCATGTAGAGATAATCGAATTACATCATAATCAAAAAGCTGATGCTCCCAGTGGTACAGCTATTAAAACGGCTGAAATGCTTTCTGACTTAGGCAAAAACTATAATCCTCAATTAGTTAAAGAAACAGAAAATTTAGCAGGTGCAAGGGGAAGTATTTGTGGTGATAATATTAGAATCCATAGTGTTCGACTGCCCGGATTAATTGCCCATCAAGAGATTATTTTCGGATCACAAGGACAAATTTATACTCTCCGTCATGATACCAGTGATCGATCGTGTTATATGCCAGGAGTATTATTGTCAATTCGTAAAATCGTAGAATTAAAATCTCTTGTTTATGGTTTAGAAAAGATTTTATAA
- a CDS encoding tetratricopeptide repeat protein, giving the protein MEKQQDMIGYVGLGVSTLGAIFSVVTQNLAIAPIPLAIGVGCNLFSRKQLNDSLVEAYNKQEQTIQDLIEKLAINHGELTDKLVENKADLGTSIEKLQQSLQTNLQEQKQYIVTEIKRVDLQHQELNNIVSDIKEIENLSQELRVKPDSADFFYQRGLGYEKLGNKPGAIEDYSEAIKKDSSCARAFHKRGVLYLENGLKQKAVDDLRKAALLYFEQGDIDSYHQAREMSRNIHELRAEGNGSSQEMVVGTQLFP; this is encoded by the coding sequence ATGGAAAAACAACAAGATATGATCGGTTATGTGGGATTGGGGGTTTCTACTTTAGGTGCAATTTTTTCTGTTGTTACTCAAAATCTTGCCATCGCCCCTATTCCTTTAGCTATTGGGGTGGGATGTAACCTTTTTAGTCGTAAACAATTAAATGATAGTTTAGTAGAGGCTTACAATAAACAAGAACAAACCATTCAAGATTTAATTGAAAAGTTAGCTATTAATCATGGAGAATTAACCGATAAATTAGTTGAAAATAAAGCAGATTTAGGAACGAGTATTGAAAAATTGCAGCAATCTCTCCAAACTAATTTACAAGAACAAAAACAATATATTGTTACGGAAATAAAAAGAGTCGATTTACAACATCAAGAATTAAATAATATTGTTTCTGATATTAAGGAAATTGAAAATCTCTCACAAGAGTTAAGAGTTAAACCTGATTCAGCAGATTTCTTCTATCAAAGAGGTTTGGGTTATGAAAAATTAGGTAATAAACCGGGTGCGATCGAAGACTACAGCGAAGCTATCAAAAAAGATTCTAGTTGTGCCAGAGCTTTCCATAAAAGAGGAGTGCTTTATTTAGAAAATGGTTTAAAACAAAAAGCCGTTGATGACTTAAGAAAAGCGGCGTTACTCTACTTTGAGCAGGGAGATATTGACAGTTACCATCAAGCGAGAGAAATGAGTCGAAATATTCATGAACTACGAGCAGAAGGTAATGGAAGCAGTCAAGAAATGGTTGTAGGAACTCAATTATTCCCTTAA